A part of Eremothecium sinecaudum strain ATCC 58844 chromosome VII, complete sequence genomic DNA contains:
- the CST26 gene encoding putative acyltransferase (Syntenic homolog of Ashbya gossypii ACL173C; Syntenic homolog of Saccharomyces cerevisiae YBR042C (CST26) and YDR018C), protein MLAIGDLTSQLRKCLLSILVIFVFFEGCLTIIAYQMFVNAIWPAHTPERQKHLDRTKKSFIILLVTILATVAPSNIRICTDNNTIAKGTFRKDAKLGRIVSSLKQNSIIISNHQLYTDWVFLWWLTYTSGLAGSVIIMLKKSLESLPILGYGMKNYGFIFMNRKWYLDKTNLSDSLTGLDMNARGIGKLAGNFPTRAEDGTERYRVKKYKEGQIRWPYSLILFPEGTNMSPSTREKTKQYAAKVNCKPPKHVLLPHVTGLRFALQKLEGSCDCVYDVTVGYSGVTRDTYGEKIYQLNDVILKGKAPKIVDMYIRSFSLSDIPYNNEKEFDNWVHRVWEEKDLLMETYYEHGCFNLDPELNHTVMGKCEAARNEVIALLIIPVLASFLTLMALTKLALFYFAN, encoded by the coding sequence ATGCTAGCAATTGGGGACCTTACGTCCCAGCTTCGCAAATGTCTCCTTAGTATATTGGTCATATTCGTCTTTTTTGAAGGCTGTTTAACTATAATAGCATATCAGATGTTTGTAAATGCAATATGGCCAGCACATACTCCTGAAAGGCAGAAACATTTGGATCGAACGAAGAAGAGCTTTATTATATTACTGGTTACTATTTTGGCTACTGTTGCTCCATCTAATATTCGGATTTGTACAGATAACAATACAATTGCAAAAGGTACATTTCGTAAAGATGCTAAACTAGGAAGAATTGTATCATCACTGAAGCAGAACTCTATTATAATTAGCAACCATCAGCTATATACAGATTGGGTTTTTCTGTGGTGGTTGACCTACACCTCGGGTTTAGCTGGTAGTGTTATCATTATGCTTAAGAAATCACTAGAGTCGTTGCCGATTTTAGGGTATGGTATGAAGAATTATGGGTTTATATTTATGAACAGGAAGTGGTACCTAGATAAAACTAATCTTTCAGATAGTCTAACGGGTTTGGATATGAATGCAAGGGGGATCGGTAAGTTGGCTGGTAATTTTCCAACTAGGGCAGAGGATGGTACGGAGAGGTATAGGGTTAAGAAGTATAAGGAAGGGCAAATAAGGTGGCCATACTCGTTAATACTGTTCCCGGAAGGTACAAATATGAGTCCTAGCACTAGGGAGAAGACGAAGCAGTATGCAGCAAAGGTAAACTGCAAACCACCAAAACATGTGCTTCTTCCCCATGTTACGGGGTTAAGGTTTGCGTTACAAAAGTTGGAAGGAAGTTGCGATTGTGTTTATGATGTGACTGTAGGCTACTCGGGAGTCACTAGGGATACATATGGTGAGAAGATATATCAACTCAATGATGTTATTTTAAAGGGCAAGGCCCCAAAGATTGTTGACATGTATATAAGGTCATTTTCCCTTTCAGATATACCTTATAATAACGAGAAAGAATTTGATAATTGGGTGCATAGGGTATGGGAAGAGAAGGACTTGCTAATGGAGACTTATTATGAGCATGGCTGCTTTAACTTAGATCCTGAATTGAATCATACGGTGATGGGCAAGTGTGAAGCAGCTAGAAATGAGGTGATAGCACTTTTGATAATACCTGTGTTAGCCAGTTTCTTGACATTAATGGCACTGACAAAGCTGGCCCTTTTTTATTTTGCAAATTGA
- the QDR3 gene encoding Qdr3p (Syntenic homolog of Ashbya gossypii ACL172C; Syntenic homolog of Saccharomyces cerevisiae YBR043C (QDR3)) → MVSTSTPRRPNAATAEVDSQSNSSYSPSDGGDSTGSIFQVPPRPLLPGDDNSENSPVPIGIGKDNDDDDEIDDIDEKQSKLKNKRTKLDPSHIVPASEARGLLGWCLIIPEYKDARDYPLFYKRILLVIIAFASMIAPLGANILFPVITHIVDDFNTTPTTVNISVGIYLAAMGFFPIWWSGISERKGRRGVYIVSFALSLVFTIASILVSSIGAFIALRLLAGASGASVLSVGAGTIADLFIPEERGENMGLYYLGPLLVPLLSPLIAALLTLRFSWRSTLWFQAILGGVSLMCLVLLLPETLRLQSGNDMLTQRMRSSSHHSTRASSRRATVKYDNPQSIQTDLERLTANHRPNTSAEFSEIESISSEPNADMSVYEVENNYVDTSHPELSHLRSHDQRTAEELLRIESHRLMNVSKELHDAQETEGSKFSIKKLGMTLYFYLIKPLKSLCFFKYPPVLITIICCSFVFASLQYINMILVYCYSRPPYNFKTLYIGLVYIPNSLTYMIASYFGGRWIDARLIKKREATGQLIPESRLSWNIVLAFIGFPIAMLSIGWCLHMKVHWVYALIGTAIFGFCSMVMIGTTMTYLVDSLPGKGSTAVALNNFARTLLAAIAVFNVDPMLRTLGPGWSLTLYLFCVMISITALIIVKKRGQYWRDNYNLKRLYQFSS, encoded by the coding sequence ATGGTTTCAACCAGTACGCCTAGGAGACCAAATGCTGCAACAGCTGAGGTAGATTCGCAAAGTAATTCATCATATAGCCCATCAGATGGTGGTGACTCTACGGGATCGATCTTCCAAGTTCCCCCACGCCCTTTATTGCCCGGGGATGATAATAGTGAGAATTCGCCGGTTCCAATCGGGATCGGTAAagataatgatgatgatgatgaaatcGATGACATAGACGAGAAACAGTCGAAGCTAAAAAATAAAAGAACTAAACTGGATCCTTCTCATATTGTCCCAGCTTCTGAAGCTCGCGGTCTGTTGGGATGGTGTTTAATAATACCTGAATATAAAGATGCAAGAGATTACCCATTGTTTTACAAGCGGATTTTGCTAGTCATAATAGCTTTCGCTTCTATGATTGCTCCCTTGGGTGCAAATATCCTCTTTCCCGTAATCACTCACATTGTTGATGATTTCAACACTACTCCAACTACAGTTAATATTTCCGTAGGAATATACTTAGCTGCTATGGGTTTTTTCCCCATTTGGTGGTCTGGTATATCTGAAAGAAAAGGTAGAAGAGGTGTTTACATAGTTTCCTTTGCTCTATCGCTAGTATTTACAATTGCATCAATACTTGTGTCCAGTATTGGTGCTTTTATTGCCTTAAGGCTGTTGGCAGGAGCATCGGGAGCAAGTGTGTTAAGTGTTGGGGCTGGTACGATTGCAGATTTGTTCATTCCAGAAGAGAGAGGTGAAAACATGGGACTATACTATCTAGGACCACTTTTGGTGCCGCTATTATCTCCTTTAATAGCCGCCCTGCTGACACTTCGTTTTTCATGGCGATCCACGCTATGGTTTCAAGCGATTTTAGGCGGTGTCAGCCTTATGTGTTTAGTGCTATTGCTGCCGGAAACGCTACGACTGCAAAGCGGTAACGATATGCTCACTCAGAGGATGCGGAGCTCTTCTCATCATTCAACTAGAGCTAGTAGCCGTCGGGCCACAGTTAAATATGATAACCCGCAGTCAATCCAAACAGATTTAGAGCGGTTAACCGCCAACCATCGGCCTAATACCTCTGCAGAATTTAGTGAAATAGAGAGCATATCCAGTGAACCCAATGCTGATATGTCTGTATATGAAGTTGAAAATAATTATGTGGACACCAGCCATCCAGAGCTTTCACATTTGCGTTCTCATGATCAAAGAACAGCGGAAGAACTACTACGAATTGAATCGCACCGCCTAATGAATGTATCGAAGGAGCTACATGATGCTCAAGAAACAGAAGGATCTAAATTCAGCATTAAAAAATTAGGAATGACATTGTATTTCTACCTCATCAAACCTTTAAAGTCGCTATGCTTCTTTAAGTATCCTCCAGTTCTAATTACCATCATCTGCTGCTCTTTTGTGTTTGCGTCCCTCCAGTATATCAACATGATATTGGTGTATTGCTATTCTAGACCACCGTACAATTTTAAAACGCTGTACATTGGTTTAGTATATATCCCCAACTCCTTAACCTATATGATTGCATCGTATTTCGGAGGACGTTGGATTGACGCTAGGCTGATAAAGAAAAGGGAAGCTACCGGACAACTTATCCCCGAATCCCGTTTATCTTGGAATATCGTCTTAGCATTTATAGGATTTCCAATTGCTATGCTTTCAATCGGCTGGTGTTTACACATGAAAGTACATTGGGTCTACGCTCTTATTGGTACTGCCATATTTGGCTTTTGTTCCATGGTCATGATAGGGACAACAATGACATATCTCGTCGATTCTCTCCCAGGTAAAGGCTCCACAGCTGTTGCTTTGAATAATTTCGCCAGAACACTTTTAGCTGCGATTGCAGTCTTCAATGTGGACCCAATGCTGCGAACCTTAGGGCCTGGTTGGTCGCTGACACTTTATTTATTTTGCGTTATGATAAGTATTACAGCACTTATTATAGTGAAGAAAAGAGGCCAATATTGGAGAGATAATTATAACCTAAAAAGACTGTACCAATTCTCATCGTAA
- a CDS encoding HGL312Wp (Syntenic homolog of Ashbya gossypii ACL171W; Syntenic homolog of Ashbya gossypii NOHBY313 and Eremothecium cymbalariae Ecym_4507; No homolog in Saccharomyces cerevisiae), giving the protein MKTLYLSLFAVFAALSGAHPDIRRPGDSDPILKRLTDDLIDAYHRYAPDIREEIKQLQESNQRASGTMSVQQAPAEKTKFHIQNFTDFERNLPDGNPFYVGQAVLDEVTPQVARALGEKLNRWIPNGQDYVKLIHNFISDEQILTFQITETNLFEGLNTIEEVKYRNKPLV; this is encoded by the coding sequence ATGAAAACACTCTATCTTAGTTTATTCGCGGTGTTTGCTGCGTTAAGTGGCGCCCATCCAGATATAAGAAGACCAGGTGACAGTGACCCTATTTTAAAGAGGTTGACTGACGACCTCATTGACGCATACCATAGGTATGCTCCAGATATCAGGGAAGAGATAAAACAATTACAGGAATCCAATCAGCGAGCGAGTGGGACCATGTCGGTACAGCAAGCACCTGCTGAGAAGACAAAATTCCATATACAGAATTTTACGGACTTCGAACGAAACTTACCGGACGGAAATCCATTTTATGTGGGGCAAGCGGTCCTAGACGAAGTCACTCCTCAAGTAGCGAGAGCCCTAGGGGAGAAGTTAAACAGGTGGATACCGAATGGTCAAGATTACGTGAAGTTAATTCACAACTTCATCTCCGACGAGCAGATATTGACATTCCAAATAACCGAAACTAACTTGTTCGAAGGACTAAATACCATTGAAGAAGTAAAATATAGAAATAAGCCACTGGTATAA
- a CDS encoding HGL311Wp (Syntenic homolog of Ashbya gossypii ACL170W; NOHBY312; No homolog in Saccharomyces cerevisiae) yields the protein MHMTNTITGSSLFLCPLILIASDFMVSMHAGRASREKLISSTAAIRLNNYSRKGHQQGSAQASNRLTNSKPTRSFLISRIYRQ from the coding sequence ATGCACATGACAAATACTATTACAGGGAGCTCGCTTTTCCTTTGTCCACTCATCCTAATAGCATCAGACTTTATGGTGTCGATGCATGCTGGTCGGGCGTCTCGGGAGAAGCTCATTTCATCGACTGCAGCTATCAGGCTCAATAATTACAGCAGGAAAGGCCACCAACAAGGGTCTGCACAGGCGAGCAACAGGCTTACTAATTCGAAGCCAACAAGGAGCTTTCTTATTTCTAGGATATACCGGCAGTGA
- a CDS encoding YciI family protein (Syntenic homolog of Ashbya gossypii ACL169W; Syntenic homolog of Ashbya gossypii NOHBY311; No homolog in Saccharomyces cerevisiae; Syntenic homolog of Kluyveromyces lactis KLLA0E02266g) yields MVNWVAIIYDKPGVDRTPYLEEHIKTISPLFKQGKIKCGGPIFKEVVDGEASEIIGANIVFETDNKEEVIEIFQNDVFVKEGIWDLDTLILHPVKYITLSGQEEE; encoded by the coding sequence atGGTTAACTGGGTTGCGATTATTTACGATAAGCCAGGTGTAGATAGAACTCCTTACTTGGAGGAGCATATTAAAACTATTAGCCCGCTATTTAAGCAGGGTAAAATTAAGTGCGGAGGGCCGATCTTCAAGGAAGTCGTGGATGGAGAGGCTTCGGAAATAATTGGCGCTAACATTGTTTTTGAGACAGACAATAAGGAAGAAGTGATTGAGATATTTCAAAATGATGTGTTTGTAAAAGAGGGGATCTGGGATTTGGATACATTAATCCTCCACCCAGTTAAATATATCACGCTCAGTGGCCAAGAAGAGGAGTAA
- the PFY1 gene encoding profilin (Syntenic homolog of Ashbya gossypii ACL168C; Syntenic homolog of Saccharomyces cerevisiae YOR122C (PFY1); 1-intron in Ashbya gossypii) — protein MSWQAYTDNLLATGKVDKATIYSRAGDTLWASSGGLNLAGNEIVEIAQGFDNASRLQSNGLHIQGQKFMLLRADDRSIYGRHEAEGVIAVRTKQTILIAHYPAGVQAGEATKIVEQLADYLISVQY, from the exons ATGTCTTGGCAAG CGTACACGGATAATTTGTTGGCTACTGGAAAGGTCGACAAGGCTACCATTTACTCTAGAGCAGGCGATACTCTATGGGCATCGTCTGGTGGATTGAATTTGGCAGGTaatgaaattgttgaaataGCCCAAGGGTTTGATAACGCATCTCGCCTACAATCTAACGGTTTGCACATTCAAGGACAAAAGTTTATGTTATTGAGAGCCGATGACAGATCTATCTATGGTAGACATGAGGCGGAAGGTGTAATTGCCGTGAGAACAAAGCAGACTATCCTAATTGCACATTATCCCGCCGGTGTTCAAGCCGGTGAAGCGACTAAGATTGTTGAACAATTGGCCGACTATTTAATAAGCGTTCAATACTAA
- the LEO1 gene encoding Paf1-complex subunit LEO1 (Syntenic homolog of Ashbya gossypii ACL167C; Syntenic homolog of Saccharomyces cerevisiae YOR123C (LEO1)) — protein sequence MSEMAAETAAETDVKAGEDTIPSTNSQTVSSEEAMNEVPNNDDSEGVASGDGLFGDESDRSGDESDNSSDSDENSSRRVSSRPTGLGMSDDDEEQQMYNRKFYGDDLTGPSDRSDEEEAEIREADVEVVKHVVPYYTTSKNKEDTLYYAKIPQFLTIDPVPFDPLSFKAQVKQRQEQYSSKEDQLDDRLIDENTVRWRYSRGENQQVFKDSNAQVIQWSDGTFSLKLGDEYNDILVNDIENTFMTVSHDQQELMQCVEGGEIKHSMLFIPTSTNSSVHQRLSKAVARREARESGPSTYIVRMDPELEKKELEKKHDQLIRERRKRQLREQMDRENAELEGVDTGSFGIKRTAGRLQTPETYGRRFADEYDDEDGFIDDAEEVEGYSDESADGAEALDDGNSDEEEDLNAERLKRLKKEGAAMYKETRASSQDSDGADQGSIQKRRKIAVLDSDEE from the coding sequence ATGTCTGAAATGGCTGCTGAAACGGCTGCTGAAACTGATGTAAAAGCCGGTGAAGATACGATACCAAGCACTAATTCACAAACGGTATCATCCGAAGAAGCAATGAATGAAGTACCGAACAATGACGACTCTGAAGGCGTGGCATCCGGTGATGGGCTATTTGGAGATGAATCAGATCGCTCTGGAGATGAGTCAGATAATAGCAGCGATAGCGACGAAAATAGTAGTCGGCGTGTATCTTCTAGGCCTACTGGTTTAGGTATGAGcgatgatgatgaagagCAGCAAATGTACAATCGAAAGTTCTATGGGGACGATCTGACGGGTCCTTCAGACCGCTCTGACGAAGAAGAGGCTGAGATACGTGAGGCTGATGTCGAAGTTGTAAAGCACGTGGTTCCGTACTATACTACTAGTAAAAATAAAGAAGATACGTTATACTATGCGAAAATACCGCAATTTCTAACGATTGACCCTGTGCCCTTCGATCCCCTTAGTTTCAAGGCGCAAGTGAAACAAAGGCAGGAGCAGTATTCATCAAAAGAGGATCAGTTGGATGACAGACTTATCGATGAAAACACTGTCAGATGGAGATATTCCCGTGGTGAAAATCAGCAAGTCTTCAAGGATTCCAATGCGCAAGTTATCCAGTGGTCAGATGGTACATTCTCGCTAAAGCTCGGCGATGAGTACAATGACATTCTTGTCAATGACATAGAGAATACGTTTATGACCGTGTCACATGATCAGCAGGAACTCATGCAATGCGTTGAAGGCGGAGAGATCAAGCATTCGATGCTCTTCATTCCAACCTCCACTAATTCCAGCGTGCACCAGCGCTTGAGCAAGGCGGTCGCCAGGCGTGAAGCGAGGGAGTCGGGTCCATCTACTTATATAGTGCGCATGGATCCAGAGCTCGAGAAGAAGGAGCTCGAGAAGAAACACGACCAATTAATCAGAGAGCGTAGGAAAAGACAATTAAGAGAGCAGATGGACCGTGAGAATGCCGAACTCGAGGGTGTCGACACTGGATCTTTTGGCATCAAGCGCACCGCTGGTCGTCTGCAGACCCCAGAAACGTACGGCAGGAGATTCGCAGATGAGTACGATGATGAGGATGGGTTCATTGACGATGCTGAGGAGGTCGAGGGATACTCTGATGAAAGTGCAGACGGCGCTGAAGCCTTGGACGATGGAAACTCagacgaagaagaagatttaAACGCAGAAAGACTAAAGCGGCTAAAGAAAGAAGGCGCTGCTATGTACAAAGAAACCAGGGCATCCTCTCAGGACTCAGATGGAGCAGATCAAGGTTCTATACAGAAGCGCAGGAAAATAGCGGTTCTTGATTCCGACGAAGAATGA